TTCTCACAATTTCCAGAAGCCGCCTGCTAAGTCCTACGATGGCTATCTATGTTGAATGCAGAAGGGGAAATAACAGCGCCTTGTGGCGTGCCTTTGCCACAAAGTTCGAGTAATGGCCATTGCAATTAAGCTACCCAGAGGGCTATCGTCCGGCCCGTTAGAAACGACGTGGCATAATTGTTAAATCATTCGCCGAAATTTATACGAGAAATTGACTCTAGAATGTACGAGTGGAGAATTTTATCAAAAGCCCTTTCGAGAGAGacagataaaactttattgtgtccatgttGCGATCTGGGGGCGGCGGGAGTTGGGAGACTAACGCCCAGGCCACCCCTTCATCaaacggcggccagcccttgctttctggcggcgtcttcggccatccggacggcccagagctgctcttctgggtccaagctgagcagcccTTTCGAGGTACAAACCTAGAATGGCCCGGACATCCCCGGAGCAACCCTCCAAGACTTGATGTTTTATCAGATTCATAGCGTCCTGTGTGGACAAGTCTTCCGGAAATCCTATCACGGTGTATGGATCGATACCGTTATCCTCCAGGAAACGGGTGAGACTGTTGAGTACTGCATGCTCAGAAaccttgcccacacaggacgtgatCGAGATGGGCCTCCGGTTGTCAACACTGGGCACTTTGCCCTGTTTGGGAAAGAGAACAGTGGGTGCAGTCTTCCAGGGAATCGAGACGATTCCCTGGCACCACATTTGATTAATCTCATCTGTGAGGTACTCAACCGACCTATCGTCAAGATTGCGCAGTGTCTTTTTAGAAATGCCGTCCGGTTCCTGGGCGGATCTGCCAGTAAGTCCATGCAAAGCTATGTGACTAGTTTCAGTTGTGTGACTGTAAGGCTAATACCACCCAAAATGGAATGTCGCTGGTACCACTCAACTAGGGACAACGGTAATGCTTTAGTAGCTTTATAACTACATGCAGCGGTAATGCATTAGTCTGCTAGCAGAAACTGTTCGGATGTTAACTCACGGAAGCAACTCGTTGGGGTCGCACTCTTAGTACGTCAAGGGACTGATGTTTAGAAACGGCCTCATCGTCATATAAGATGGTTTGAGGATCTTATAATCGCGGTTGTTGCGCCACTAAAGGCAGTTTAAAGGCGACTTCGGTGGTTTGAATAAGACGCAATAATTATTCGCCCCACCAGGTGACTGTTGACAGCATCAAGAGAGTGCTACGCTTGCCGATTGCCACGAGCTACGACAGGCTAGATCAACTCGGGATGCACAATAACATAGACGAGATCGTAGAGGCGCAGGTAACTGCCCAGGTGGTTAGGCTATCGTCGACCAAGGCTGGCAGGCGAATCCTTGACGAAGTTGGCATTGCTCGTAAGATAATCGAGGAACGGCGGATAACACTGATGGGGGAAACCGAGAGCCACCTACATGGTGGGGCCCTTCCCGCGAAACGTAGATACACAgcataacgagggtagacgtAAAGCCCGTGCACGAGCCATCTTGAAGAGAGTTATGGATGACATAGACTCTACGATCTTTGCGAATTCGGCGCTGTACAGGAACAGGAGAATGTTCGCGTTGTCGGTTGTAGACGGGAGGGGGGTGCTTCGCTCCTCCGCTTCGGTAAGGGCGGCCACCCCGGCTATAGCAGAGCAAATCGCGGTTGCGCGGGCCTTGTGTGACCCAGAGCGTTTCTACATTTACACCCACTAGAGAGACGCAATCAAATTGAAATTTATTAACCAGACAATACGCTAGAAGCGCCGCTGGGCTAAAAGCCGTGAAAACGGTTTGGGGGTGTCCATCAGTGCTTTCGAATCGGGTAACCTCGCTCGAAAGGCTGCCTCTATTCTAGAGAAGAGGGCTTGCCTCGGTTCCCATCTTATTAtgtggttccccgcacacatggggaCGAGCGCTCTCGAGGGcttcccaaacctcaacgagctggtccacgaccgtgcgcgagagCTCACGCGCCACGACAGTCTGGAGGCTCCGAGAGGAGCAGGAAGGGACTCAGGGGAACGATTCATTCCGCACATTTAATTAAAAtactaaacattaccaacttGGTCGGAGAGTTTATGCTCTTCCTCACCCGCAGCTCAGCAGAGGTCAGTCAGCTACTTTTAGAATGTTGCAGACGGGATCTTTCCTGTCGCGGCGCTTCCTCAGTAGGATATACTGAGACGTTGACCCTGATTGTGCCGACTGTAGGGAAACCTTTTGCTCTATGGCCCACATGCTCTGGACATGTCCCTCGTTGCCTAACGAcgttctcttcagcaaaaccgGACGGGAGGAGGCAATCAGAAGAACGGTACTTTGAAAGCAAGCCCAGCCTATCCAGAGGGCCAAGGAAGGGGCGGAGCGTCACGACGAtctgtcctctacgtgggcgcAGCCAGCGGTTACAACGTCCTCCTGTTAGGGGGTTCTGACAGTAGCTCCTCTAGATCAAATAAatttcgttgtctgtctgtctgtctgtctgtcggtcggtcggtcggtcggtcggtcggtcggtcggtcggtcggttggtcggccggtccgtcggtcggtcggtcggtcggtcggtcggtcggtcggttggtcggccggtccgtcggtcggtcggtcggtcggtcggtcggtcggtcggtcggtcggtccgtccgtccgtccgtccgtccgtccgtccgtccgtccgtccgtccgtccgtccgtccgcccgcccgcccgcccgtccgtccgtccgtccgtccatccgtccgtccgtccgtccgtccgtccgtccgtccgtccgtccgtccactACTGTGTAGACGGGCGCAAACGAAGCTTGCGTTGACTCGTTTATGGCACAAGCCCGTGCCGAGCCTGAGCGTAAACCGAGCgttgccaacgagccagctgcggaagacttccactccgtgaaggtggttaaccagcgaaactgaaacatgcggtcccggtgtttatcactaggtTGCGGTTGGGGGTGTCCGGAGGGGTGTCCTTGTTAATTATGAGGGTTCACTAATTTATATCTCAATTATGGGATTACACACACGTTCCGCTGCAACGAAGAGAACGACGGccctgatggtatgcccgcagtccgccattgtcgcttgcgtttgatgtcttgagtttgctcggcggcgtggttagcagcattcattcgccattgctgcttgcgatcattcgaaattaaattgcttgaaaatttgaTCGGTCTGTtacgtgagacaatgaatggctcgtacccccttaagcaatgactcatacccctgtaaacgcggcctccccattaggacgacagaagaTAAGAGAagttctgcgctggaatgattagcatcaacgcagacagctgtggaagcagaagacgacgatgaacgcgggagcagtggcacgacccAGTTGCTGAAGAAGACTACGGCACTCAGGCAGCtctgaaagcagctgtttattTTTTTAGCGTTAGCTCGCCGGCGCAGTCTAGCGTATTGAAGTATCGCTTGAAAAAGAGCACATTTCAGTGGGCCCATGTTAAATGTGCATTCGTAAGCGCCGTTGAACACCAGCTGCCATCGAGAGGACTTCTTCGAAGAAGTCCACTTCTGCAGCTACGCAGTACTGAGTCTGCTTCATCACTTCTTCAGTGGCTTTATTGATGACAGACGCTGGAATTCTACGGCAGACATCCGTTATCCTTGCCTTGAGACGTCGTTGTCTTGATCATGTAAACACAATCTTTGACATAACCCCAAAGAAGGAAATCGAATGGCGAGAGGTCAGTTGACCTAGCCGGCCTATTTATAGGCCCGTGCCTTCCAATCCATTGCGCATGAAAAGTCACATTCAGCCAGTTTCGTGCATGGCTGCTGCTATGTTCTTGCGCCCCATATTGCTGATACCACAGAAGTGGAAGACGTGACAGCGGCAATTCGCTGAGAAACTCATCCACCATTCTCAAGGAATTCCTTCACGTAAAGCTGTCTAGTCGGTGTGTGATCGAAGAAGTTGGGACCAATTATGGCACCGGCGTAAATCCCTACCACACATTGAACGACCACTGTTACTGGTGCCAAGTGCACTTTACCTGCTGTGGATATGGGTCCCTCTAATAGTGTTCATTACGCAAATTTATCTGGGCGTTTCTACAAAAATTGGCTTCATCTGTCCACATGATGTTGCTCAAAAAGTCCGGTGACTCGTCGGCTTTTGTGAGGTCACAATTCAAGAAATCTAGACGATTCTGCAGGTCCCTGTCTCCTAAGCATTGGTGCAGTTTAAGATGGTACGGGTGAAAGGCCGAGTCATTTAAAATTCTCCAAATTGATAAATTGGAAATTAGTACCTGGGCCGCCACGTCCCACACGGTAGCATGAGGGTTTGAGGCCATAAATGTTAGAACATCCGTGCGTAGGCCAGAACTCAGAGATGGAGTACTCCGCCGCCGATTGTTGAAGCTGCCATCTTTGTCTCAGGTTTTAATAATTTCTGATGATCGTCGATGCGTTTGGTCTACCGCCACACTTACATGACTGATATATCATTGCGGCCTTCCTCTTGTCATTTGCAGCTTCCAAGGCAAGGATCATGCTTTGACTTTTGCTCATTAGAGAAAGACATGCCACTGGGACgaaacaaaatgcactttcaTACCTTTGCACTTAAGCTGGCAATTCGCTTTTGCGGTAGTAGAAGTCGCAGCAAAAGAAAGGACAAACAACCAGAACGATTCACGCACTTTTTCTACGCTACAATAGCTCTCACCGCTTCTTTCCAACTAACACCAAACGCGACGTGTTGCCTCGGCCGCAGCACGGTAGATAACGAACTAGCtcgatcacgtttttttttttcatttccttaaTTTCGTTCTGGATAACTCAGAGGGAGCCTGTTCGAGGGCACAGCTTTACGATGCGGATGGGAGcgcagtcacgtggtatttttcatATTTCACGCGGTTTATTTATTAGTCGGAAAAAATTGTGCGCAATTAGTACTTCGCGGACAATACCGAAGTTAGATGTCCTTTGGCTGTGCCTGCAAATGTCTCATTGACATttcgataattaggacagtacttctcgaggtAAATGTAATTACTAACATTTacctaatgaaatctcagtaatgaaaaaaaaaactactggtggctactcctctgcactggaaacaatatgcactaggttttcttcgactaacgcaatgcctattttttgaaatcttggtgcgtgattgTTGGGACATTCTGTATACTCGACCACAGTCAAACGGTAGAAGATACGAATTAGCAAAGAACAAACAGAACGCGACGCTTTACATTGGAAGCACCTCGCCATTGGGAACTGCTCTCCGCACTTGCTCTCAATGCGAAGCATGTCGTTCCAAATTTCCACCTTGAACAAAACACTACGTCGATGTTATAATTACAGGCAATCTTCTTTAAGTGTAAAATTGCATGGACGTATGGAACGGCTGTCACTTGCTTGCAATTGTCCTATATTTTTTCCCTCTGAACTGGGCCGTCTTTCAAGCTTCTAAGAAATTCACAGCATGCCAAAGCTGCAGCTGCATCACCATTACCGACATTTGTAGGCTTTTCACATTGAAGCTCAACGCTGCCCTACATTGGCTGAATGCAAAATTTGTTTAAAACAAGAGCAAAGGCTGACGTTATCGATACCAATCTTCACCAGTTTTCAAATGGCTAGTTCTGAAATCAAGAAGTGGCTTCACGAACCGGAGAACGATACTGCAAGCAAATTTGTGCGTTATTGAGAGAGAGCCTCAAAGCAAGGTAATGCCACATGTCTTTTGCCACTTCAACCACATAATGTATACCCAATCTCAGGTATGTAAACGCTTTCGAAGTGTCGACGATGTTTTGGTTAACGCCTTCCTTCTCCAGAGAAGCAACAATATCATCTTTCTTAAAaactgctttatttatttatttatttatttatttatttatttatttatttattagaaaGACTTTACAGAcctacgaagaggcatagggtgagggggtCATGGCACAAGTTATAACAAAATGCGATCGGTCAAAAGATATCGATGCATACAAGGATTCAAACTACAATTTACTACTATAATGCATGAATGATCAGGTCTAATCGTATCAAGATATTAGTTATGGGTGAGAGATTTCACAATAATCTAGACGCATACGCATTCTTTTCTGTCTTTTTAAAGCATTATTAACCACCAGTAACATATACGCGCGTTAATGTCTATCTTGACGCTACACGTAATATCCATTATAGAATATATAAGGTTGTAATAGGGGAAGCTAAATTAGTACCGTTCCTTTACCTGCCCTCTCGTAGCATTATTTTCAATATTGCATTAGGTTAGTGGAGGAATTCAAGGTCAAATGTTCAAGTGAGTAATGCAGCATTCACAGAAGTGTAAAAACAACGAAAATCAAGGCGCTAGCAAGGTGCCAGCATTTGATGTTCGCAGATGTGGTGAACAATGCACCAAGGCCAGATTGTCAATTTCCTTTTGCAAGTACAATGGTTCAAAGAAGAGACATAAAATTGTAGCGCAAGTTTCGCACACCAATAATCCCCGACTGCTTTGTAAGTGGTGTGAAAATACGGCTAGGAGTCCATTTCCTGATTTCTGGATGTGGGACATGTGAAACACGACGTAGCCCCGTTTTCATTAGCACGGTTACGCGTGTTCTTCACGAGCCAACAAGTGCGCTCATCTTCGCACGAAGCGCTTGCGACCTAGTCGCCTGCTGCCGGCCACACTTGGATGCGAGAAATAAAATTTGCACCTAAGTACGAATGCtgtatccatatatatatatatatatatatatatatatatatatatatataatctaacGCACCGTTTCTTCTCTGAGCGTATCCACCACTGAGTCTGTATTGACGCAGCGTCTGGTCTGCTCCCATAAAATTAACTTACTTTTCCGAAGGGCAGGTTACGTGATTCTAATGAAGGAATTAAAGTGACAGCAAACATGTAATGAGTTGCGAGGTTAGATTAAGGTTTTATTCGGCACGCCGGCTAGGTGAAAATGCTGAATGGAGGGTTCTTTATTCCCAAGCAGTTGGATAGATTGCTCATCTTTATGAATGACGCAAGTGGATAAGCACTTGCTATTATATTCGGTTCGTGAAACATGTTTCAGCATAGTGCTTCAAAACTTTACAGAACATTTTTTTGGCAAAAACCTTTTTCTTGATAACAGCAGCAACAGATGCAATAGTTTTTTAAAGTTAAACTTTCATTGAGAAACATCACTGAATTTGCTGACCTGTCATACTCATGCGAGAACTTGTGCGACAAATTGGCTCATATATAGCTATCTCTACTCTACCTAAGAAGATGTGTTGGTGTCCACACTGCAACAAATACAAGCCTTTAAGTCTGTTATTCCGTTAATAAACCGAGGCTTTCTATGCCTGTCTGTAAAATTAGGCCTGTCACACCGCGCGATTAAGGGGTTcgtctcgctgctgctgctgaagtgaCTATGTGTTCAATCTAGAATTCTATAAAGAGCCAAATGACATCAAGCAAGCGCAAAAGCAGCTTCATCTTGCGCCACCCTTGTACGTGAAAGGGGTCTGTACCGCGAACCTTGCTTCGTGTTGACGCGTGCACGTGCAAGTAAATGCAACGAAGAATGCCACGCCCGCTAATTTGGCCCAACGCCAATTTTAAAGTGCAAAAACAGAAAAGTGGACTTTAATGACGTCATTCCTTATTTGTCCATATAAACTTAAAACCAAACGGGTAATTAATGTAAAGAATTTGGTTAATAGGTGAattgcttagttttttttctggaaaattCCACTTAATGAGATGATTCACCTGTTGCGTCCAATTTGAATACATTTTGCAGGTCTTCTTTTTTAAGCTGTGGAAGTCAAAACGCAATACTAGATGAACGCTTTGACAAAAACCATCAAGCGCATGCAATTTCATGTAGAATGGTTACCTTTTTGTGAACATTGTAGCAGACAATTCATCGAAAGCATAAGATGATAAACTGACATGTTAATACTCATTTATTAACTTCATACAGTCACATTTAGCCCTTCAAACAGTGAAGCGATAAGGTGTAGCTGATAAGGCCGTGCCTTCCCAGTGAGGCCAGCAACTTATTACTTGAAAACttcaaaaacaacaaagaaagcaCAATAACAGCTCTCTCACCCTTCCTAGGTATCCGTCAAACCAAGGATTTGTATTCTTATTTTGCCATTTCATATGTTGTGCGCTTAAAGAGCAGAAAAGGTGTTTCATGAAAATTATTCTTTCTCCTCGGCGCcggagaaaaaacaaaaacaaaacacacatGCCGCAGCTACCACAGCGCACCTCAGAGGGCCAAGAGGGTGCAAAACCGTAGGCGGCTTTCATCACGACTATACCTTCTCGCCCTCGTTCTCTTTGTTGGCCATAGCGCAATCGTGGGAGAGACGTTCGCAAAACTGCTTCTCATTCGCTGTCACTGGAGAGGACGCTGATTACGTAGTGTCGGCGAGGTGTATAAAACGTGAGGAGCCACGCTTCCTAGACACATTCGTAACGTAAACGTTGTTGTGTACGAAGTGCCAAGCGACCTCCCATCCGTGGATATGATACCTAAGGTAACCACGGAATGACGCATCCGTATGCTCGTCCAGAAACATGCATATTTTCTTCCCCAGCCTTCATTCCATGTGTTGAAATTTGTTCATTCTAACGAAGGATTGACTGTGACGTTTCCAGAGGGTCCATTTAACAGGCTTCAAGGGTTACATTTAATGCTGCACTTATACGTACAATGCTCTCTCTCAAGAGCTGCTACAAGTGTGCGTCCTTACATGCGCCCGTATTTTATCGAAATCCGCCTTTTCTTAAATAAGGCTGGATAAGCACGTTGCTACGCGTCCTAGTTTTTCATCAGATGTGCTGCGAGTATTTGCCTTTGAGTTTTCATAGCATTATTAGTCTATTACATTTTACCAGTCTGCAAGTGGTTTATTTATTAAGGCGACATTCGGACGCTATTATTACAGCTATAGAATCGCGAAAATAGAACGAACAAATAATCACGTTCTCATAAAAGAATAGAGAAGTGCAATCATCACACAGTTTAACCAGCAGAACATAGTGCAATCCACGAAAGGCCTACATGATGATATTAATGTCAACCATCTTTAATGCAGGCCACTGTCATCCTCGCCTTTGTCGCTCTTGTGAGAGCTGGAAATATCTTTGGCGGCGGCCAGCAGTACGGTTTCCAGGGCGCAGGTTTCCAAGGATCCCTATACGCGGCGGCTGCTACCCCTGGCGGCTCCGCTGCTGGTGCCTCCTACGTACGTAATTCAATCGTTGCAGAGCACATCTGGTTGCATCGTGTTGCTGTTATTACTGCTAGCACAGTATAAACTACAACGTACTGTTATCTTTTACGATTTTAGCTGCATGGTTCATCTCGGATGGCGCACAATATCCTTCGGTGTAGGTTGAAGAATATGTCAGAGAAATATAAACAGTGTAGAAAAACTGCTGGTGCCAATAAGTCTAGTATTTTCCAGTAATTGTGTCAGTAATTTCATCAAAACAAGAATACGAAGGATGCTCATCGAAAATGTTCTGCGGCACATAAGAGTAGATCAGGCCCCCTCACAAACCCAGATCGGCCCAATAGAACCACCGCGCCCTTCGCTAGGATTTCCCCAACCTGAGGGAACTCAGGTTTTCCTTCCATTGTTAGCTTGCTCACTGAACATACTAGCAGCTTCGCTATATTGTCAAGAATGTATCGGACTATTTTACAAGCACTAAACAGGAAGATAAACACCGTCATAGGCAGGAGAGAAAGTCAGACAAAATTGCGTCTATATTTCCTCACTTCGAGCTATGTTGAGCCTCTACAGATCATAGCGCTTACTCGCctcttttgttaattattagtTTCTTCCTTTCAATTCATCAGCCTCCCCAACCGTACAACTTCGGCTATGACAGCACCGACGAGTTTGGTACCCAGCTCTTCCACAAGGAACAAGGCGATGCCAGCAACGCGAAGACCGGCTCCTACGGTTACCGCGACGCAAACGGCCTGTTCCGCACAGTGAAATACGTGGCCGATGCCAACGGATTCCGCGCCACCGTCGACACCAATGAACCTGGTACTGCTCCAGGTGCCAGCGCCGACGCTGTGTTCAACGCTAATCCTGTTGCTGCTCCTGCCGGCGCTGATGGGGGCTACGCGGGAGCAGGTGGTCCCTGGGCTGGCTAGTTACCTCACCTGATGTAATTCTGGACATATGCAATGTATAGAAAACGTTGTTTGTGCCAAAAGGCTTGTAAAGACGTTTGCTGGAATAAATCGTCCAACCTGCAGTGGTTTCAGGCATTTGATCAAATATAGCGCACAAATAGGAGCGATACGCATTTTTGCAGACAAAGCGACTGCGCCAACACTATTCCTGGTTTTCTCAGCCACAACGGTACGCCGAAAGGGTTTGTTAGACACGTAATATTAACCCAAGCTTTTACTACTTTGTGACACTTAACGCTTAAGGCCTAGCGCATGATGATACAGAAGGATACGCAGATAAACCAAACGTTTCACCGACGATTGCTAAATTTgtgcgcagctctatacgtgttttcgtttCGCTATATATTGACTTGCGCGGACAAACTGTCTCGTGCGGCACCATCCAAACGGAGAGAAATGTGGCGCGACTGCATCACTAATCGAgatatcgcgagaggcagcgcgtgagtGACGCATAGGCGCGATATATAGCAGCCGCCGcaaacagacctccgctcatgcagcgctttgttttcataaATAGTACCGGTGCACGTGCTCGCAGCATACCATATCGTTGGTGTCATCGGTTAACCGACGATGCGAGCTacactggcgccatctcgtagccttcgcgccgcacagcccgtcttgcgcggcactacacttTCTTTCCCACGCTTTCACCATATCTTccacctcctccgctttccgcctcatggttccgctgtgccctcctcctcctcggctttcctcttcgcgctctcttcgGTGTCCCCGTCTCTCCTCCCCCGCTGCGTTCCGCGTTCGCTGTTTATCCTAAGCTGttctcgttcgctcggttacgcctaGGATGCCGACGCTCGGCGTAGGAACAGGGCACCTGAGAGTTGCGCCATAAAAAATACCCCCTCATGCAAGCTCAGATTTCTGCGGGTAAACTTCGTTTACGTAACAGATATCACATATGCACCGAACATGAACTGCCCAGACATTTCTGGTGTGCCTACCCCCAAAAAACGTCTAGGCGTGGAAAGGTGTTGGCACCTTCTCACGACTTTTCCGTGACTGTGCATACATGGACGAGAGGGTGCATTTCTCTCCGTGAATATGTAGCTCAGGCAGATAGGTTTCATTTGTTTGACTGCAAGGTTAACGCCACTCAAAAGCAATGCCACTTGTAACCACTCGGTCACGTGCATAGCGGTGTCGGCCGGTCAAGACGAATCACACTGCGAAACGAGCGGGTGATACTTCCGTGGCCCGACTGCTTGGGTAGCTTCCGCAGCGACGCCTGGGAAAATATATGAAATGGCCCTTTGTCCGTCGGCTCGGAGAAGAGCGCACATTCAATGAACGGTCCATCAATTTCCGAAGTAGCAGCCGGAAAAATAAAATCAGAAGCTAAGTGTGTAAGCAGCCGAGGTACTGCAGTGTTGGAGGAAGAATAAGGACTAGAGGAAGGAAATATTTCACTGAATATTGTAGTGGCTTGCTCGTAGGCCAGTAATGCAAACGTTTATTCATGTTATGGGCCACGGAGAGCATTGATTACTAGTCTAGGGAGTTATCCCTACATCTAGGATTTCTGGAACCAACTCAGGGTTTTGGTGTTTTTGTTGCAAAATGTACGAATTTTTAAAGGATCCTTAGAGCAGTTTCCTCTGACGTGTCCATAAGGCGTTCCGCGTTTTTGCCGTTTGTCTTTGACTGCTGCGCCAACTTCGTGACAGATATGATAAGAAATAAGTAACTGGACCCGAATTCATAagaacttcttacgctagaagttgttcgtaagaaaaaatttcagccaatccagATGCAAGACGTATTATTAactaaggcggccggccaatgcaCAAGAGCAGTTccgaaataaaagctttgtgaatatggcCCCTCATTACAAAATGGGCCTTCTGAAAAGAGCACATACCAGCTACAGGGGCAGCACGTATCAGACTGTGTTGTTCATGATAATCTACATACGTACATATTTTCCCGATGCAGGAACAATTAAAACTCATTTTCAGTTATCAGTACGCGAGAAGCTTAGCATTGCTAAAGAATGGGAACAGCGGACTACAATACGCGTCGTAGCCTCTCAGAAAGTAACACCATGAACGGCCGCCTAACGGAGCTCTAATGAGCCAAGCAGCATCACTCGTTAAATTTTCTCTTAGCATTCCCTCAAGACATTCTCCTAACTGGCGGGTTTTAGTACAATAACTTCCGCACCCTCACCTTTGCATCCC
This genomic stretch from Dermacentor silvarum isolate Dsil-2018 chromosome 2, BIME_Dsil_1.4, whole genome shotgun sequence harbors:
- the LOC125943448 gene encoding cuticle protein 10.9-like, which produces MLLKKSGDSSAFATVILAFVALVRAGNIFGGGQQYGFQGAGFQGSLYAAAATPGGSAAGASYPPQPYNFGYDSTDEFGTQLFHKEQGDASNAKTGSYGYRDANGLFRTVKYVADANGFRATVDTNEPGTAPGASADAVFNANPVAAPAGADGGYAGAGGPWAG